Proteins encoded by one window of Nocardia goodfellowii:
- a CDS encoding endonuclease V, with amino-acid sequence MALQDRLRPLVDQTDPRPPEFRTVAGLDSAYDESGVVAAAAVVLDASTLDPLETAVAHGATSFPYVPGLLAFRELPTSLLVLEKLATTPDLLVCDSQGLAHPRRFGFACHLGILTGVPTIGVAKTVWGTYTEPEPERGSATDVRIDGAVVGRALRTRTGVKPVFVSVGHRIDLDTACAQVLALTPNYRQPETTRQADRLCRQALRSALGSTP; translated from the coding sequence ATGGCATTACAGGACCGGTTGCGTCCCCTCGTCGACCAGACCGATCCGCGCCCACCGGAATTCCGGACTGTCGCCGGACTGGACTCGGCCTATGACGAGTCCGGCGTGGTCGCCGCGGCCGCGGTCGTGCTGGACGCGAGCACACTGGATCCGCTCGAAACCGCCGTCGCGCACGGCGCCACATCGTTTCCCTACGTCCCCGGCCTGCTCGCCTTCCGGGAACTGCCCACCTCGCTGCTCGTCCTCGAAAAGCTTGCCACCACACCGGATCTGCTGGTCTGCGACAGCCAGGGGCTGGCCCATCCGCGCCGCTTCGGCTTCGCCTGCCACCTCGGCATCCTCACCGGTGTCCCGACCATCGGCGTCGCGAAAACGGTGTGGGGCACCTACACCGAGCCGGAGCCCGAACGCGGCAGCGCCACCGACGTGCGTATCGACGGTGCGGTCGTCGGCCGCGCGCTGCGGACCAGAACCGGTGTGAAACCGGTCTTCGTCTCCGTCGGGCACCGCATCGATCTGGACACCGCCTGCGCTCAGGTCTTGGCGCTCACCCCGAACTATCGCCAGCCCGAGACCACCAGGCAGGCCGACCGGCTCTGCCGTCAGGCCTTGCGCTCCGCGCTCGGGTCGACCCCGTAG